Below is a genomic region from Roseovarius arcticus.
CGCGATGCGTTTAGATAAAGAATTCCGGCAACGAGGATGTTGAGCGCGATTAGATTGAAGATGATAATTTTGCGTGTCAGAGGCGACTCGCGCAGGGAAAAGAAGCCGCGCCGCGCCCTGCGTGCACGCACCTCATCCTCGACCACGCTATCGGGTGCGACAAAATCGTCACCCAGGACCACATCACCATCCCGTCCCGGTCCCGCGTCCCGCACGCTTATCCCCTCGGCCAGCGTCATACTTATTCTTCGTTATATCTGTAGCCGATCCCGTAGAGCGTCTCAATCGCCGAGAATTCGGTGTCGACCTGGCGCAACTTCTTGCGCAAACGCTTGATATGGCTGTCGATGGTGCGGTCGTCGACATAAACCTGATCGTCGTAGGCTACGTCCATCAACTGATCCCGGCTCTTGACGAAGCCAGGGCGCTGCGCGAGCGCCTGAAGCAGCAGGAATTCGGTCACAGTCAGCGACACGTCCGCGCCCTTCCACGTTACCGCGTGGCGCAGTGGATCCATCCGCAACTCGCCCCGGTCGATAACCTTGCCATCTTCCGCGTCGGCGGGCGATATGTTTCCGTCCAATGCGTCTTGGCGGCGCAGAAGTGCGCGAATGCGTTCAACCAAAAGACGCTGGGAAAATGGTTTTTTCACATAATCATCGGCGCCCATTCGAAGGCCTAGAACCTCGTCGATCTCATCGTCTTTGGAGGTGAGAAAAATCACTGGCATCTGCGATTTCTGGCGCAGTCGTTGCAGCAGGTCCATCCCGTCCATGCGCGGCATTTTAATGTCTAGCACAGCCATATCGGGTAACTTTTTCGAAAAAGCATCCAACGCTTGCTGGCCGTCATTATAAGTCTCAACCTCAAAGCCTTCTGCTTCGAGGGTCATGGATACGGATGTCAGAATATTCCTGTCATCGTCCACAAGGGCGATTTTGGACATGTCGTCATTCCTTGTACTGCTCAAATTGCCTGATTTTTTTCATTACTATGGTCTTGTTTTCCCGCCGCGATCAATCCCAATTCGCGAATCACCGGGAATTGCACCCTATCTGAGGCC
It encodes:
- a CDS encoding response regulator transcription factor, which codes for MSKIALVDDDRNILTSVSMTLEAEGFEVETYNDGQQALDAFSKKLPDMAVLDIKMPRMDGMDLLQRLRQKSQMPVIFLTSKDDEIDEVLGLRMGADDYVKKPFSQRLLVERIRALLRRQDALDGNISPADAEDGKVIDRGELRMDPLRHAVTWKGADVSLTVTEFLLLQALAQRPGFVKSRDQLMDVAYDDQVYVDDRTIDSHIKRLRKKLRQVDTEFSAIETLYGIGYRYNEE